TGTCATCCCGGATACGTAAGAGGTTATAGGAAGCTGGATTTATTCGAAACGATGTATCAAAGGAAGTGCCAGATGTTTAGCTATCTCGCAATGATGTAAAGTTTCTTGGGTAAGATCTTTATTTTCACACGTTGCGAGAAACAGCCACTAATTATTATAATTGGGAATGTAAGTGTTTTATTTTTAGGTGAGAGGTATCAAAAAACTATACGTGTGAGGAGGAAATGATAATGTTGAGGCTTAAAGTAGGCAAGTTGGTAAGCAGTTTGGCGTTGGCGGGTGTGCTGTTATCGTCTGTTCTGGTGAATCAGGCTGATGCTGGTCTGGTGAATGGAAGCAAATTCCTCGGAAATGTTATTGCCGGCAGTGTCCCTGCAAGTTACGGAACGTACTGGAATCAGGTGACGCCGGAGAATTCGACCAAGTGGGGCTCGGTTGAAGGCAGCCGTAACAACATGAACTGGTCGCAGGCCGATACCGCCTACAATTATGCTCGTAGCAATGGCTTCCCGTTCAAGTTTCACACCTTGGTATGGGGCAGTCAGGAGCCAGGATGGGTAAGCGGACTGTCGGCTGCCGATCAGAAAGCGGAAGTGACTCAGTGGATCAAAGCAGCCGGCCAGCGCTATCCGAATGCAGCGTTTGTAGATGTGGTGAATGAGCCGCTGCATGCGAAGCCGTCCTTCCGCAATGCTATTGGCGGTGATGGATCGACCGGATGGGATTGGGTCATATGGTCGTTCCAACAGGCTAGACAAGCTTTTCCGAATTCCAAGCTGCTTATCAATGAATATGGAATTATCAGCGATCCTTCATTAACCGATCAATATGTCAATATTATTAATCAGCTCAAGAGTAGAGGCTTGATTGACGGAATTGGCATTCAATGCCACCAGTTCAATATGGATACCGTCTCAGTCAACACGATGAACACTGTACTGAACAAGCTAGCGGCAACAGGGTTGCCAATCTATGTGTCGGAACTGGATATAACTGGTGATGACAACACCCAACTTGCCAGATACAAGGAGAAGTTCCCGGTACTCTGGCAGCATCCTTCAGTGAAGGGGGTTACGCTCTGGGGGTATATCCAGGGACAAACCTGGAAGGCGAACACACATCTGCTGAATTCAAACGGCACGGAACGCCCCGCG
This DNA window, taken from Paenibacillus kribbensis, encodes the following:
- a CDS encoding endo-1,4-beta-xylanase is translated as MLRLKVGKLVSSLALAGVLLSSVLVNQADAGLVNGSKFLGNVIAGSVPASYGTYWNQVTPENSTKWGSVEGSRNNMNWSQADTAYNYARSNGFPFKFHTLVWGSQEPGWVSGLSAADQKAEVTQWIKAAGQRYPNAAFVDVVNEPLHAKPSFRNAIGGDGSTGWDWVIWSFQQARQAFPNSKLLINEYGIISDPSLTDQYVNIINQLKSRGLIDGIGIQCHQFNMDTVSVNTMNTVLNKLAATGLPIYVSELDITGDDNTQLARYKEKFPVLWQHPSVKGVTLWGYIQGQTWKANTHLLNSNGTERPALQWLRQYLRS